A single uncultured Methanolobus sp. DNA region contains:
- a CDS encoding PAS domain-containing sensor histidine kinase has protein sequence MVINKETLDLENDNEGHSSTIEESTSLLVSEISFSDIGHSQAVYDLIDQLVLIVSEDNCIIMANKKTQEYFGFENNPSDEDFIELCIPEQEKEFATSFISSFFLEDAVSPCSELLFKDPDGSTSTFLVNVSLLKDKDSSKKAVLLSCSNIQGKNDFENEMLSDIEKLFKHLDSIPYALVFSDYRGRITFWNRKATQLFGFTKDDIIGKNITSIMPKRYRKAHEGWEEIISIGKSPIVGKIIEVTGLRKDDTEFPMELAITTTRYKGDIFHGAIINDISQRKMKERLTSIAKNKYRMMFEKSPLGIFHFDEKGVITQCNEILVRILGVPEGQVISQLIGFNLIDSFTDDNNLKKAIKQVLAGIPAKYEDDFKSPFSDKVIPIKAEFSPVVSDEGKFMGGVCVVEDFTERKAAERELNQYAEDLAKANEELTSLDRMKDEFISNLRHELKTPLIPIKGYSELMYEGALGELTQKQKDAVEKMMFSSERLRRLIDSLLYVSITEGGNVEYTFLPLRVCEVIDSALHDRDPEIKRKKHVVERLIPCDIPLINGDLDYLEEVFINILDNSIKFMRDGGKITISGILQDDNKIHIKIADEGIGISEENLPNIFNRFYQVDGSSTRKYGGNGLGLYICKKIIEAHNGSIWAESKEDAGTTIHILLPAK, from the coding sequence ATGGTCATAAACAAAGAAACGCTTGATCTTGAGAATGACAATGAGGGTCATTCATCCACTATAGAGGAATCTACATCATTACTGGTGAGTGAAATCTCTTTTTCAGACATCGGACATTCACAGGCAGTTTATGATCTTATTGACCAGCTCGTGCTGATAGTCAGTGAAGATAACTGCATTATCATGGCTAACAAAAAGACACAGGAATATTTTGGCTTTGAGAATAATCCTTCAGATGAGGATTTTATCGAACTTTGCATCCCTGAACAGGAAAAGGAGTTTGCTACATCTTTTATCTCTTCTTTTTTCCTGGAAGATGCAGTTTCGCCATGTTCTGAGCTTTTGTTCAAAGATCCTGATGGTTCAACATCCACTTTTCTTGTCAATGTCAGCCTTTTAAAAGATAAGGATTCTTCCAAAAAAGCAGTGCTTCTTTCATGTTCGAATATCCAGGGTAAGAATGATTTTGAGAACGAAATGCTAAGCGATATTGAAAAATTATTCAAACACCTTGATTCAATTCCGTATGCCCTGGTCTTTTCAGATTATAGGGGAAGAATTACGTTCTGGAACCGCAAGGCAACTCAGCTTTTTGGTTTTACTAAAGATGATATAATCGGGAAAAATATCACTTCTATAATGCCAAAACGCTATCGTAAGGCACACGAAGGCTGGGAGGAAATAATTTCCATCGGAAAATCCCCGATTGTCGGTAAGATCATTGAAGTTACCGGTTTGCGTAAGGATGATACAGAATTCCCTATGGAACTGGCCATTACAACTACCAGATATAAAGGTGACATTTTCCACGGAGCTATCATCAACGATATTTCACAGAGAAAAATGAAGGAGAGGCTCACAAGCATTGCAAAGAACAAGTATCGCATGATGTTTGAGAAATCTCCTCTTGGTATTTTCCACTTCGATGAGAAAGGAGTTATCACTCAGTGTAATGAGATACTTGTCCGCATCCTTGGGGTTCCCGAAGGGCAGGTCATCTCACAGCTTATCGGATTTAACCTGATAGATTCATTCACTGATGATAATAACCTCAAGAAGGCTATAAAACAGGTTCTTGCAGGAATTCCTGCCAAGTATGAGGACGATTTCAAGTCTCCATTCTCTGACAAGGTAATTCCTATCAAAGCAGAATTCAGTCCTGTAGTGTCAGATGAAGGCAAATTCATGGGCGGAGTCTGTGTTGTAGAGGATTTCACAGAACGTAAGGCAGCAGAGAGGGAATTGAATCAATATGCTGAAGATCTTGCAAAAGCAAATGAAGAACTGACCTCTCTTGACCGCATGAAAGATGAGTTCATTTCCAACCTCAGGCACGAGTTGAAGACTCCGCTTATACCGATCAAGGGTTACAGTGAACTGATGTACGAAGGTGCTCTTGGAGAACTGACGCAAAAGCAGAAAGATGCGGTTGAAAAGATGATGTTCAGTTCCGAAAGGCTCAGAAGGCTGATTGATTCACTGTTATACGTCAGTATTACCGAAGGCGGTAATGTAGAATACACGTTCCTGCCACTGAGGGTATGTGAGGTCATAGATTCTGCACTGCATGACAGGGATCCTGAGATCAAACGTAAGAAGCATGTCGTAGAACGCTTGATACCATGTGATATTCCTCTGATAAACGGTGATCTTGATTATCTTGAAGAAGTTTTCATTAATATTCTGGATAATTCCATCAAGTTCATGCGTGATGGTGGTAAGATTACAATATCCGGTATTCTTCAGGATGACAATAAGATCCATATAAAAATAGCAGACGAGGGAATCGGTATTTCCGAAGAGAATCTGCCCAATATTTTCAACAGGTTCTATCAGGTCGACGGTTCATCTACTCGCAAATACGGCGGTAACGGACTTGGTCTTTACATATGTAAAAAGATAATAGAAGCTCACAATGGCTCAATCTGGGCTGAGAGTAAAGAGGATGCTGGCACGACTATCCATATTCTCCTGCCGGCAAAGTGA
- the nrdD gene encoding anaerobic ribonucleoside-triphosphate reductase, with product MGTGSHGNIDRLDFIDPTELVEDVLLDRSWLLKENSNTRLSPSVVDLHIASQIKKQYALEKLYSLESARAHIEGLIHIHDLHSPFTPYCNGIDARIFLKDGLRFPDTTSLPAKRFQSALYHLMSFMLHSQQFFAGAQAIDMLNWMLAPHLHYDDITEEQLRQMIQGFMFQMNQSNRPGAQSAFTNIGLRITCPPLIADQKAIFAGKELDETYSSFEEEARTIYRAFMEIAAEGDGQGFPFTFPLLTTAITKDLDTVDPLWKLTMQATASTGAPYFLNLRADYLSDETVHAMCCRLFARHTGGIWSAGGMGNGSNKVVSMNLPGIALRATEPDDFFAELDSALEISRQALIEGNEIIKKSLYEWIILPWLLKSTDDGMPYYEFEKRHLTFGVVGLNECLMNLTGEGIIENKKRGIEIIRYMADRIQEFAVDDNIEYTLEQTPAESTAHRFALLDKERFGRRANVQGSDEIPYYTNSTHVPYKTETTLVNRIATEAEFHPYFTGGTICHIWMGESFPDPEGLSDFIEQLAQTKLAYFCFSPDFSVCKNGHSSRGIQEKCPHCRAEIIDHISRVTGYYGHVNNWNPGKVMEYRERRRYRMHCTQKDR from the coding sequence ATGGGAACGGGGAGCCATGGGAATATTGACAGGCTTGACTTCATAGACCCGACAGAACTGGTAGAAGATGTCCTGCTGGACAGAAGCTGGCTGCTAAAAGAAAACTCGAACACACGCCTGAGTCCGTCTGTTGTGGACCTGCACATTGCATCCCAGATCAAGAAACAGTACGCATTGGAAAAACTCTACTCACTGGAAAGTGCCCGGGCACACATAGAAGGACTCATCCATATCCATGACCTGCATAGTCCTTTCACACCTTATTGTAACGGAATAGATGCAAGGATATTCCTGAAGGACGGACTGAGATTCCCGGATACGACCAGCCTTCCTGCAAAGAGATTTCAGTCAGCACTCTACCACTTAATGTCCTTTATGCTGCACTCACAACAATTCTTTGCCGGAGCGCAGGCGATAGACATGCTGAACTGGATGCTTGCACCACATCTTCATTACGATGACATCACTGAAGAACAGCTCAGACAGATGATACAGGGATTCATGTTCCAGATGAACCAGTCCAACCGCCCCGGAGCGCAGAGTGCCTTTACCAACATCGGACTGAGGATTACATGCCCTCCGCTCATTGCTGACCAGAAAGCCATCTTCGCCGGAAAGGAACTTGATGAGACTTATTCCTCATTTGAGGAAGAAGCAAGAACAATTTACAGAGCCTTTATGGAGATTGCTGCAGAAGGTGACGGTCAGGGATTCCCGTTTACATTCCCGTTGCTGACAACTGCAATCACCAAAGACCTTGACACAGTTGATCCACTATGGAAACTTACAATGCAGGCAACCGCCTCAACCGGAGCACCATATTTCCTGAACCTGAGAGCAGACTACCTTTCCGATGAAACAGTACATGCAATGTGCTGCCGACTCTTTGCCAGACATACAGGCGGCATCTGGAGTGCGGGAGGAATGGGTAACGGTTCCAATAAAGTAGTTTCAATGAACCTTCCCGGTATTGCTCTCAGAGCTACCGAGCCAGATGACTTTTTTGCAGAACTTGACAGTGCTCTGGAAATAAGCAGACAGGCACTTATTGAAGGTAATGAGATTATCAAAAAGTCCCTATACGAATGGATAATACTTCCGTGGCTTCTGAAATCAACTGATGATGGAATGCCATATTACGAATTTGAAAAGAGACACCTGACATTTGGTGTCGTTGGGCTGAACGAGTGCCTCATGAACCTCACCGGTGAAGGAATCATTGAGAATAAGAAACGGGGCATCGAAATAATACGCTACATGGCAGACAGGATACAGGAATTTGCCGTTGATGACAATATAGAGTACACTCTTGAACAGACACCTGCCGAGAGCACTGCTCATCGTTTTGCGCTGCTGGATAAAGAACGGTTCGGCAGGAGAGCAAATGTACAGGGAAGCGATGAGATTCCATATTACACCAATTCCACTCATGTTCCTTACAAAACTGAGACCACACTTGTCAATCGCATAGCAACGGAAGCGGAGTTTCATCCATATTTCACAGGTGGCACCATTTGTCATATCTGGATGGGGGAAAGTTTCCCTGACCCGGAAGGACTTTCAGATTTCATAGAACAGCTAGCACAGACAAAACTCGCATACTTTTGTTTCTCACCGGATTTTTCTGTATGCAAAAATGGCCACAGCTCCAGAGGAATACAGGAAAAATGTCCGCATTGTCGGGCAGAGATTATTGATCATATATCCAGAGTTACCGGTTACTACGGTCATGTGAATAACTGGAATCCCGGAAAGGTAATGGAATACAGGGAACGCCGCAGGTACAGAATGCACTGCACGCAGAAAGATAGATAA
- a CDS encoding NifB/NifX family molybdenum-iron cluster-binding protein, which produces MMKLCIPSMGQNGMEDTVGQHFGKVPYYTLYDTETKEATVISNTSEHNGGTGLPPEIMAKENVDIMLCGGLGKKAVDMFEQYGIAVFIGATGTIQDAVVSWESSKLSKATRDNSCAGHGHDHDHDHDGHCH; this is translated from the coding sequence ATGATGAAATTATGTATACCTTCAATGGGACAGAACGGAATGGAAGACACTGTCGGTCAGCACTTTGGAAAAGTACCATACTACACATTGTATGACACTGAGACAAAGGAAGCCACAGTTATCTCAAACACAAGCGAGCACAACGGTGGCACAGGACTTCCGCCTGAGATCATGGCAAAGGAAAATGTTGACATAATGCTTTGTGGCGGACTTGGGAAAAAGGCTGTAGATATGTTCGAGCAGTATGGTATTGCTGTATTTATCGGCGCAACAGGCACTATTCAGGATGCTGTTGTTTCATGGGAATCCAGCAAACTTTCAAAGGCAACCCGTGACAACTCCTGTGCAGGCCACGGCCATGACCACGACCATGACCACGATGGTCACTGCCACTAA
- a CDS encoding DUF134 domain-containing protein, whose protein sequence is MTCRGRPKAPRRIECSPDVLYFKPRGVPLKELETISLAIEELEALRLADMEGLQQEEAAISMGISRRAFWQDLQNARRKVASALIEGKAIEIVGKGSQDME, encoded by the coding sequence ATGACTTGCAGAGGAAGACCTAAAGCACCCAGAAGAATAGAGTGCTCCCCGGACGTACTGTATTTTAAACCACGTGGAGTACCGCTAAAAGAACTTGAAACAATATCCCTTGCCATCGAAGAGCTGGAAGCCCTGCGTCTTGCAGACATGGAAGGATTGCAGCAGGAAGAAGCAGCCATAAGCATGGGAATTTCAAGGAGGGCATTCTGGCAGGATCTTCAGAATGCAAGAAGAAAAGTGGCTTCTGCACTTATTGAAGGCAAGGCCATTGAAATAGTTGGCAAAGGTTCCCAGGACATGGAATAA
- a CDS encoding ATP-binding protein — MKIAIASGKGGTGKTTVAVNFALAIGNAQLFDCDVEEPNCNLFLGLDLEKQEDVNIIVPEIDADKCSLCGKCAEFCRYNAIAKLPQRVMIFPKLCHGCGGCQIVCPENAVSELKRPIGIIEKGVDSGSGITLFQGTLGIGEPMATPVIRRLQAHIDENKVAVVDSPPGTACPVIATVAEMDYCVLVTEPTPFGLNDLILAVEVVRQLEVPFGVIINRHGSGDDRVEEYCLSENIPVLMKIPFDREMAVLYSEGIPFVQRLPQWEEKFRALYDEIISLSSKNRSPQSSSGVSS; from the coding sequence ATGAAAATAGCTATCGCAAGCGGTAAAGGTGGTACTGGAAAAACCACAGTCGCTGTGAACTTTGCCCTTGCGATAGGCAATGCTCAGCTCTTTGACTGTGATGTCGAAGAGCCAAATTGCAATCTTTTTTTAGGTTTAGATCTAGAAAAACAGGAAGATGTCAATATTATCGTTCCTGAAATAGATGCTGATAAATGTAGTCTTTGCGGAAAATGTGCAGAATTCTGCCGCTACAACGCAATAGCAAAACTTCCACAGCGTGTCATGATATTTCCAAAGCTCTGCCATGGCTGTGGAGGATGCCAGATAGTCTGTCCTGAAAATGCGGTCTCAGAACTAAAAAGGCCGATAGGGATAATTGAAAAAGGAGTTGACTCCGGTTCAGGAATAACTCTTTTCCAGGGAACTCTTGGAATTGGTGAACCAATGGCCACTCCTGTTATCAGGCGGTTACAGGCACACATAGATGAAAATAAGGTTGCTGTCGTCGACTCTCCTCCGGGGACTGCATGTCCCGTAATAGCAACCGTCGCAGAAATGGATTACTGTGTGCTTGTAACCGAACCTACTCCATTCGGGCTTAACGACCTCATCCTTGCCGTAGAAGTTGTAAGGCAACTGGAAGTCCCGTTCGGTGTTATCATCAACCGGCATGGTTCCGGTGATGATCGTGTTGAGGAATATTGTCTCTCAGAGAACATTCCTGTCCTGATGAAGATCCCATTTGACAGGGAAATGGCAGTTCTCTATTCAGAAGGAATTCCATTTGTGCAGCGACTGCCGCAGTGGGAAGAAAAATTCAGGGCACTATATGACGAGATCATTTCCCTCTCATCAAAAAACAGATCACCACAATCAAGTTCCGGGGTGAGCAGTTAA
- a CDS encoding ATP-binding protein — MVKQSMVKQLTVISGKGGTGKTTFTSSFAALAENAVIADCDVDAADMHLILQPEVSETHDFYGLDVARIDKKLCTDCGICASSCRFDAIGSDKVVDTFKCEGCGVCGHVCPEDAVSMVAKKAGEYYSSNTRFGPLVHAKLGVGEEASGKLVSDVRRRASDIAEQNGKNLIIIDGPPGTGCAVIAAITGTDLVLVVTEPTKSGVHDLERVVQVAQHFMIPVAVCINKCDINDRLSASVVEYCKKESIPVLGMLPYDNVVIEAMVAGKSVVEYSDGEFSEGIRSVWNELVNLLFRKDREGLIKIVQ; from the coding sequence ATGGTAAAACAGTCAATGGTAAAGCAGTTAACTGTTATCAGCGGAAAAGGCGGAACCGGCAAGACCACTTTTACTTCATCATTCGCCGCCCTTGCAGAAAATGCAGTTATTGCTGATTGTGATGTTGACGCTGCCGACATGCATCTGATATTGCAGCCCGAGGTATCAGAAACCCATGATTTCTACGGTCTGGATGTTGCCCGCATCGATAAGAAATTATGCACAGATTGCGGTATCTGCGCTTCTTCCTGCAGGTTTGATGCAATCGGTTCTGACAAAGTGGTTGATACATTTAAATGTGAAGGCTGCGGCGTGTGCGGACATGTCTGTCCTGAAGACGCTGTCAGTATGGTCGCAAAGAAAGCCGGTGAGTACTATTCATCCAATACGAGATTCGGTCCGCTAGTTCATGCAAAACTCGGTGTCGGTGAAGAAGCCAGCGGAAAACTAGTCTCTGATGTGCGCAGACGTGCCTCAGATATTGCAGAACAAAATGGAAAGAATTTGATAATCATTGATGGTCCTCCAGGGACCGGGTGTGCTGTCATAGCTGCTATAACAGGAACTGATCTGGTGCTTGTGGTCACAGAACCTACAAAATCCGGCGTACACGACCTTGAAAGAGTTGTGCAGGTGGCACAGCATTTCATGATACCTGTTGCGGTCTGTATCAACAAATGTGATATCAATGACAGACTTTCAGCTTCTGTTGTTGAATATTGCAAAAAGGAATCCATTCCTGTTCTTGGTATGCTTCCATACGACAATGTAGTTATCGAAGCCATGGTTGCCGGGAAATCTGTGGTTGAATATTCTGACGGGGAATTCTCAGAAGGTATCAGGTCAGTCTGGAATGAACTTGTGAATCTTCTCTTCCGGAAAGACAGGGAAGGTCTTATTAAAATTGTACAGTAA
- a CDS encoding NifB/NifX family molybdenum-iron cluster-binding protein, with translation MKICVTAKGSDLDASVDPHFGRCNSFLVVDSETMDFQSIENDQGSASGGAGIQAAQQVIGNGINVLITGSVGPNAFSLLESENIEMKIVSGGSVKEAIEAYKAGSLEGISAPNSAGKSGK, from the coding sequence ATGAAAATATGTGTTACAGCAAAAGGTTCTGATCTGGATGCCTCTGTTGATCCTCATTTTGGCAGATGCAATAGCTTTCTGGTAGTAGACTCTGAGACCATGGACTTCCAGTCCATTGAAAATGATCAGGGTTCTGCATCAGGGGGAGCAGGTATCCAGGCAGCCCAGCAAGTTATCGGCAACGGAATCAACGTACTGATAACAGGTAGTGTAGGTCCGAACGCATTCTCATTGCTGGAATCCGAGAACATTGAGATGAAGATAGTCTCCGGCGGTTCTGTGAAAGAAGCAATAGAAGCTTACAAAGCAGGATCTCTGGAGGGTATCAGCGCTCCGAATTCCGCTGGGAAATCAGGAAAATAA
- a CDS encoding prenyltransferase/squalene oxidase repeat-containing protein, translating into MNFKSEASFKWLYSQEITKVKDLARVVQASHLWNEKNDFKEQLIGLRTGDCWNNDLRDTSRAASVLALSGTVISEAGKWILEQMDKNGSWNEDVYDSTYALAALADLEFFNPEGCRWLIDNYGEKGDKWEHPGTTALIITALIKQGKTGNTDEFDEFIEEKARWIISRKEKNNSWKTPATTNLVIQSLMLAGYKDEVSGSVEWILKLMNENGSWGKNGGDINTTSLSLITLHEYAEV; encoded by the coding sequence ATGAACTTTAAGAGTGAAGCATCGTTTAAGTGGCTTTATTCACAGGAGATTACGAAAGTAAAAGACCTTGCACGTGTTGTGCAGGCAAGTCATCTCTGGAATGAGAAAAACGATTTCAAAGAACAGCTTATCGGCCTGCGTACAGGAGACTGCTGGAATAATGACCTGAGAGATACTTCACGTGCTGCATCAGTTCTTGCACTAAGCGGAACTGTGATCTCTGAAGCTGGAAAGTGGATTCTTGAGCAAATGGATAAGAATGGTTCATGGAATGAGGATGTCTATGACAGCACATACGCTCTTGCTGCACTTGCTGACCTGGAGTTCTTCAATCCTGAGGGATGCAGGTGGCTTATTGATAATTACGGTGAGAAAGGGGATAAATGGGAACACCCCGGAACGACAGCTCTTATAATCACAGCCCTGATAAAACAGGGAAAAACCGGGAACACAGACGAATTTGATGAGTTTATTGAAGAGAAAGCCAGATGGATAATCTCTCGAAAAGAAAAGAACAATTCATGGAAAACACCTGCAACTACCAATCTTGTTATCCAGTCACTGATGCTTGCGGGATATAAGGATGAGGTCAGTGGGTCAGTAGAATGGATACTTAAACTCATGAATGAGAATGGTTCGTGGGGAAAAAACGGCGGAGATATCAATACAACTTCTCTTTCACTGATAACACTGCATGAGTATGCAGAAGTTTGA
- a CDS encoding undecaprenyl-diphosphate phosphatase produces the protein MLTVFEAIVLGIVQGLAEWLPISSEGMTTLVMLNFFDKSLADALPIAIWLHTGTLLSAVVFFRKDIREIIEDIPQYVKGRDMQEKKDSLITFLLITTAITGIIGLPLILFATEMNDFSGRLATAIIGGLLIFTGLLQMSASKNTIHREKAGIKDSIIVGITQGFAALPGVSRSGITVSTLLLRNIEPAQALRLSFLMSIPAVMAADVGMGAMGLLDISANSLLALAFAFVSGILTIDLFIKAARKIDFSKFCIVLGILSILAYFVV, from the coding sequence ATGTTAACAGTTTTTGAGGCAATAGTACTTGGAATCGTTCAGGGATTAGCTGAATGGCTTCCGATAAGCAGCGAAGGTATGACCACGCTTGTCATGCTGAACTTTTTTGACAAATCCCTTGCAGATGCACTACCCATAGCTATCTGGCTGCATACGGGAACACTGCTTTCAGCAGTCGTGTTCTTCAGGAAGGACATCAGAGAGATCATCGAAGATATTCCTCAATACGTAAAAGGCAGGGATATGCAGGAGAAAAAAGACAGTCTGATAACATTCTTATTAATAACAACTGCAATAACCGGAATAATCGGACTTCCATTGATTCTCTTTGCAACTGAGATGAATGATTTTTCCGGAAGACTTGCAACTGCAATTATCGGAGGACTACTCATATTCACAGGTCTGCTCCAGATGTCAGCCTCGAAGAATACTATCCATAGGGAAAAAGCAGGAATCAAAGATTCAATAATTGTTGGTATCACCCAGGGATTTGCAGCCCTGCCAGGTGTCAGCAGGTCAGGAATTACTGTTTCCACACTGCTCCTCAGGAATATTGAACCGGCACAGGCACTAAGACTTAGCTTTCTCATGAGCATACCGGCAGTAATGGCAGCAGATGTTGGAATGGGAGCTATGGGTCTTCTGGACATCAGTGCAAATTCATTACTGGCACTTGCCTTTGCTTTTGTTTCAGGGATACTTACAATTGACCTTTTCATCAAGGCAGCCAGAAAGATAGATTTCTCTAAATTCTGTATCGTTCTGGGAATTCTCAGCATCCTGGCATATTTTGTAGTATAA
- a CDS encoding PGF-pre-PGF domain-containing protein, which yields MLIRRMALLLLAIFIAVGTISTASATASLSIGTISYDSSVVKDESITITSTVTAASVSGTLTVDLTLTDNSGQFTVPSSTKQVQFTSDGTKSVSWTVTAASTGTNSAPFTVSASGDDGSSNAKISSTAVTVKDRPVLTIDASTDVSSVTTGDDVVISYVVSNSASSGAADATNVKVDLTMPTGWSLSSGTDPATLGTIAPAASSSGSWTVTADSPSTSNTFTLTVTSTIPGGTVSTTKSVNGTASSSSTATTSSGGGGGGGGGGGGSTGEEYENIALKDVKKVYVQKDVKSLYEFPDAENPIKGISFMPLVNAGYTDVTIEILHDKSTFADTKPNGDVYRYMNIWVGKTGWASSSTISDPQISFAVEKSWLSENGIDAANVRLMRYTTQWDELETEVTDEDDDYVYFTALTPGFSPFAIAIPGDEVSTKADTETIVGDVVETETTEETTMVTEEAEEETAEESSGIPGFEAMTLVSMLGLAFVIRRLKE from the coding sequence GTGCTAATTAGACGAATGGCTTTGCTTTTATTAGCCATTTTTATTGCAGTGGGAACTATTTCCACTGCTTCAGCAACTGCTTCCCTTAGCATAGGAACTATCAGTTATGATAGTAGTGTTGTGAAAGATGAAAGCATAACTATTACTTCAACTGTGACTGCTGCAAGTGTGTCCGGCACACTTACCGTGGACCTGACACTTACAGATAACTCAGGACAGTTCACAGTACCAAGTTCAACAAAACAGGTGCAGTTCACAAGTGATGGTACTAAATCCGTATCATGGACCGTAACTGCAGCATCTACCGGTACAAATTCAGCGCCTTTTACAGTATCAGCATCAGGTGACGATGGAAGCAGCAATGCTAAGATCTCATCCACTGCTGTTACCGTAAAGGACAGACCTGTACTGACCATTGATGCCAGCACTGACGTATCATCGGTAACCACAGGAGATGACGTTGTCATAAGTTATGTGGTGTCCAACAGTGCATCATCCGGTGCCGCAGATGCTACGAATGTGAAGGTTGACCTGACAATGCCAACCGGATGGAGCCTCAGCAGCGGAACCGACCCGGCGACCCTTGGAACTATAGCACCTGCAGCATCAAGTTCAGGTTCATGGACTGTAACTGCTGATAGTCCTTCTACAAGCAACACATTCACCCTCACAGTGACATCTACAATACCAGGAGGCACTGTATCAACCACTAAATCTGTCAACGGGACTGCATCCAGCTCCAGCACTGCTACCACATCCAGTGGCGGCGGCGGAGGAGGCGGTGGCGGCGGTGGAGGTTCCACCGGCGAAGAATACGAGAATATCGCCCTGAAAGATGTCAAGAAAGTGTATGTGCAGAAAGATGTGAAGTCACTTTATGAGTTCCCTGATGCAGAGAACCCAATTAAGGGAATTTCATTCATGCCTCTGGTCAATGCAGGGTATACTGATGTTACAATTGAGATACTGCACGACAAATCAACATTTGCAGACACAAAACCAAATGGTGATGTGTACAGATACATGAACATCTGGGTAGGAAAGACCGGATGGGCAAGCTCCAGCACAATCTCTGATCCACAGATCTCCTTTGCAGTCGAGAAGTCATGGCTTAGTGAGAATGGTATTGATGCTGCAAATGTCAGACTGATGAGATATACCACTCAGTGGGATGAGCTTGAGACCGAGGTTACGGACGAGGACGACGATTACGTCTACTTCACCGCATTGACCCCGGGATTCTCACCATTTGCCATTGCAATACCAGGAGATGAAGTTAGCACAAAAGCAGACACAGAGACTATTGTAGGAGACGTTGTTGAGACTGAGACCACAGAGGAAACGACAATGGTAACTGAAGAAGCAGAAGAGGAAACTGCTGAAGAAAGTTCAGGCATTCCAGGATTTGAAGCAATGACACTTGTTTCAATGCTTGGACTGGCATTTGTCATCAGGAGATTGAAAGAGTAA
- a CDS encoding Mrp/NBP35 family ATP-binding protein — protein sequence MTQNIQSTEDLLKKPEVPKLVRNMRAIKKKIMVMSGKGGVGKSTVAANLAARLAERGNKVGLLDADIHGPSIPKMFGIDDTRPEVDENGIVPISVTENLVVMSVALLLDDKDAPVIWRGPAKMSAIKQFLEDVSWGNLDYLIVDLPPGTGDEPLSIAQLIEKIEGAVVVTTPQDVALISVRKSIKFAEILKVPVIGIVENMAGIICPHCDEKIEIFGRGGVEKAAKDFNVNVLGELPMDPKIAEIEDNGKVHTDINEEMLWGKEFATIVDSVEKFKK from the coding sequence ATGACACAGAATATCCAGAGTACAGAGGACCTTTTAAAGAAGCCTGAAGTCCCAAAGCTTGTCAGGAACATGAGAGCCATTAAAAAGAAGATAATGGTCATGAGCGGTAAAGGCGGAGTAGGAAAAAGTACTGTTGCTGCAAACCTGGCTGCAAGGCTCGCTGAGCGTGGAAACAAGGTAGGACTTCTTGACGCGGACATACACGGACCAAGCATCCCGAAGATGTTCGGTATCGATGATACAAGACCTGAAGTTGATGAGAACGGAATCGTACCTATCAGCGTCACAGAGAACCTTGTTGTAATGTCTGTTGCACTCCTTCTTGATGATAAGGATGCACCGGTCATATGGAGAGGACCGGCAAAGATGTCAGCCATCAAACAGTTCCTTGAGGACGTTTCATGGGGAAATCTCGACTACCTTATCGTTGACCTGCCACCAGGAACCGGTGACGAGCCACTGAGCATTGCACAGCTCATCGAAAAGATAGAAGGTGCAGTTGTTGTAACAACCCCACAGGATGTTGCCCTTATCAGTGTCAGGAAATCAATCAAGTTCGCAGAGATCCTGAAAGTCCCTGTGATCGGCATCGTAGAGAACATGGCTGGAATCATCTGCCCTCACTGTGACGAGAAGATCGAGATATTCGGCAGAGGCGGAGTCGAGAAAGCAGCCAAAGATTTCAACGTAAATGTTCTTGGCGAACTCCCAATGGACCCTAAGATCGCAGAGATCGAGGACAACGGAAAGGTCCACACCGACATCAACGAAGAGATGCTCTGGGGCAAGGAATTCGCTACTATTGTTGATTCTGTAGAGAAATTCAAGAAATAA